In Scophthalmus maximus strain ysfricsl-2021 chromosome 16, ASM2237912v1, whole genome shotgun sequence, the following proteins share a genomic window:
- the hmx3b gene encoding homeobox protein HMX3-B, which yields MADSDAQETRQPAKDSPFSIKNLLNIEDKPAKPKSFLGSSRGVFEGSFFSRLGDLSFPRFELPPQRIGLSGQYLERAATWWYPYTLGAHLRTGGSEKTSIREASPAPDRRSPDLQKSDADVKEESVDDDDVTLDESDAEEPKRDLDQGEDEWRKKTDELDAEGKKHCRKKKTRTVFSRSQVFQLESTFDIKRYLSSSERAGLAASLHLTETQVKIWFQNRRNKWKRQLAAELEAANLSHAAAQRIVRVPILYHEHGAPESTGGPAANSPGGQSILAFPHHMYYSHPVPLLRPV from the exons ATGGCAGACTCTGACGCGCAGGAGACTCGCCAACCCGCAAAGGACTCGCCGTTCTCCATAAAGAACCTGCTCAACATCGAGGACAAGCCCGCGAAGCCGAAGAGCTTCCTCGGCTCGTCCAGAGGAGTGTTCGAGGGCAGCTTCTTCTCGCGGCTCGGCGACTTGTCGTTCCCCCGGTTCGAGCTGCCCCCACAGAGGATTGGACTCTCGGGGCAGTATTTGGAGAGAGCGGCTACCTGGTGGTACCCATACACGCTCGGGGCTCATCTGAGGACCGGAG ggtCTGAGAAGACAAGCATAAGAGAGGCATCCCCGGCACCGGACAGGCGCTCGCCGGATCTCCAGAAGAGCGACGCAGATGTCAAGGAGGAAAGCGTCGATGACGACGACGTCACGCTGGATGAGAGCGACGCGGAGGAGCCGAAGAGGGACCTGGACCAGGGGGAGGAcgagtggaggaaaaaaacggATGAGCTGGACGCCGAGGGCAAGAAGCACTGTCGCAAGAAGAAGACGCGCACGGTGTTCTCCAGGAGCCAGGTCTTCCAGCTGGAGTCCACCTTCGACATCAAGCGCTACCTGAGCAGCTCGGAGCGCGCGGGCCTCGCCGCGTCGCTGCACCTGACGGAGACGCAGGTgaagatctggttccagaaccgcaGGAATAAGTGGAAGAGGCAGCTGGCCGCCGAGCTGGAGGCGGCCAACCTGAGCCACGCGGCGGCGCAAAGGATTGTGCGGGTGCCCATACTTTACCACGAGCACGGTGCCCCGGAGTCGACCGGGGGCCCCGCGGCAAACTCACCGGGCGGCCAGTCGATCCTGGCTTTCCCCCACCACATGTACTATTCCCACCCGGTCCCGCTGCTGAGGCCCGTTTAA
- the LOC118287517 gene encoding zinc finger protein Pegasus-like codes for MEEIKTEPVDFVKEFQEYLTQQTQHVNMISGSVCGEKESAEPFQAAVPRSEQNGLDPPSVEVSLPVEDGSDVQMDGLERTCDGKYKCSYCSYANKGMARLIEHIRIHTGEKPHRCQLCPFASAYERHLEAHMRSHTGEKPYKCDLCAFRCSDRSNLSHHRRRRHKLLPTRVVRSAFSNKRMLSALQKRTGSLGFSRRLLINFNPPSMAMPKSDYLNDLSHKLHYHLNSGEYKSLPKVDEDDGSNRGANGFTFNNPLDQLSTLAGQLADLQPESHTAASPNRESLEDEKPIFIHQVSSEQLAACSNSVQTSPPKEESPTSGRGSCSPVPGLAFDDNINALTANVSNSQPGTPAPALTSPDQQLVHKCQHCDIGFSDNILYTIHMGCHGYLHAFQCNICGHMCVDKYDFACHFARGQHKK; via the exons ATGGAAGAGATAAAGACCGAGCCTGTGGACTTTGTGAAGGAATTCCAGGAGTACCTGACGCAGCAAACCCAGCACGTCAACATGATCTCGGGCTCCGTCTGTGGAGAGAAGGAGTCGGCGGAGCCGTTTCAAGCCG CTGTACCAAGGAGTGAGCAGAATGGCCTGGACCCCCCGTCCGTGGAGGTGAGCCTGCCAGTGGAGGACGGGTCAGACGTGCAGATGGACGGCCTGGAGAGGACCTGCGATGGGAAGTACAAGTGCAGCTACTGCAGCTATGCCAACAAGGGCATGGCTCGCCTGATAGAGCACATCCGCATCCACACAG GAGAAAAGCCTCACCGCTGCCAGCTGTGCCCGTTTGCCTCGGCGTACGAGCGTCACCTGGAGGCCCACATGCGGTCGCACACGGGAGAGAAGCCGTACAAGTGTGACCTGTGCGCCTTTCGCTGCAGCGACCGCAGCAACCTGTCGCACCACCGGCGCCGCCGCCACAAGCTCCTGCCCACGAGGGTCGTCCGCTCGGCCTTCTCCAACAAGCGGATGCTGAGCGCCTTGCAGAAGAGGACGGGCTCGCTGGGCTTCAGCAGGCGACTGCTCATCAATTTCAACCCCCCCTCCATGGCGATGCCAAAGTCGGATTATCTGAACGACTTGTCCCACAAGCTCCACTACCATTTGAACAGCGGCGAGTATAAGAGCCTTCCTAAGGTAGATGAGGATGACGGCAGTAACAGGGGCGCTAATGGTTTCACGTTTAATAACCCGCTGGACCAGTTGTCTACACTTGCTGGCCAGTTGGCCGACCTTCAACCAGAGTCTCACACTGCAGCGTCCCCAAACAGGGAATCCCTAGAGGATGAGAAGCCCATCTTCATCCATCAGGTCTCTAGTGAACAGCTTGCAGCGTGTTCAAACAGTGTGCAGACGTCACCACCTAAAGAAGAATCTCCCACCTCCGGCCGCGGCAGTTGCAGCCCGGTTCCTGGCCTCGCTTTTGACGACAACATTAACGCGCTTACCGCGAACGTTAGCAACAGCCAGCCGGGCACACCCGCCCCCGCCCTGACCTCACCGGACCAACAGCTCGTGCACAAGTGCCAGCATTGTGATATTGGCTTTTCTGACAACATCCTTTACACCATTCACATGGGCTGCCATGGCTACCTGCACGCGTTCCAGTGCAACATCTGTGGACACATGTGTGTAGACAAATATGACTTTGCATGCCATTTTGCCCGAGGCCAACATAAAAAGTGA
- the acadsb gene encoding short/branched chain specific acyl-CoA dehydrogenase, mitochondrial, with protein sequence MAASLVRTAVKSCCRQTSRSWGACQAGWRSLSTSSAPDVAAHQAAEWVSFPPLQTYSEEESMMRDTVRKYAQERIAPFVSKMDENSVMDEDVIKSLFEQGLMGIEIDPEYGGTGSSFFSSILVIEELAKVDPSVAVLCDIQNTLINTLFAKLGTPAQKEQYLSRLSTDMIGSFCLSEAESGSDAFSLKTRAEKHKDYYVINGSKMWISNAEHAGVFLVMANVDFSAGYKGITCFIVDRDTEGLEICKKENKLGLRASSTCPLNFDNVKVPEKNILGQIGHGYKYAIGMLNEGRIGIASQMLGLAQGCFDHTIPYTRQRVQFGKRIFDFQGMQHQIAHVATQIEAARLLTYNAARLKEAGRPFIKEACMAKYFTAEVATLTTSKCIEWMGGVGFTKDYPIEKYYRDCKIGTIYEGTTNVQLSSIAKFIDKEFDH encoded by the exons ATGGCTGCCTCATTGGTTCGGACAGCTGTTAAG TCTTGCTGCAGACAGACCTCTCGATCATGGGGGGCATGTCAGGCTGGATGGAGGAGCTTGTCCACCAGCTCTGCCCCAGATGTGGCTGCACACCAGGCAGCTGAGTGggtctccttccctcctctgcagacatattcagaggaggagagcatgATGAGGGACACAG TGAGAAAATATGCACAGGAGCGCATCGCTCCGTTTGTGTCAAAGATGGATGAAAACTCTGTCATGGACGAGGACGTGATCAAATCCCTCTTTGAACAGGGC CTCATGGGCATTGAGATCGACCCAGAATACGGCGGCACCGGCTCttcattcttctcctccattCTGGTCATCGAGGAGTTGGCGAAGGTGGATCCCTCGGTGGCCGTTCTCTGCGACATCCAGAACACACTGATCAACACGCTGTTTGCCAAACTGGGCACCCCAGCTCAGAAAGAGCAGTACCTCAGCCGACTGTCAACGGACATG ATCGGAAGCTTCTGCCTCTCTGAAGCCGAGTCGGGGAGTGACGCCTTTTCTCTGAAGACGCGagctgaaaaacacaaggactATTACGTCATCAACGGCTCCAAGATGTGGATCAGTAATGCGGAGCATGCAGGCGTATTCCTGGTGATGGCCAATGTGGACTTCTCTGCT GGATACAAAGGCATCACCTGCTTCATCGTGGACCGGGACACCGAAGGGCTGGAGATCTGCAAAAAGGAGAACAAGCTCGGCCTGCGTGCGTCCTCCACTTGCCCGCTAAACTTTGACAACGTCAAG GTaccagagaaaaacattttgggacagatcggtCACGGGTACAAGTATGCTATCGGCATGTTGAATGAGGGCCGGATTGGGATTGCCAGTCAG ATGCTCGGACTGGCACAGGGCTGCTTTGACCACACCATTCCTTACACCAGACAGAGGGTGCAGTTCGGAAAACGCATCTTTGACTTCCAG GGCATGCAGCACCAAATTGCCCACGTGGCCACACAGATTGAAGCTGCTCGGCTGCTGACGTACAACGCCGCTCGTCTGAAGGAAGCTGGCAGACCTTTCATCAAGGAGGCCTGCATGGCTAAATACTTCACTGCAGAG GTTGCAACGCTAACCACATCCAAGTGCATCGAATGGATGGGAGGGGTGGGCTTCACCAAAGACTACCCCATAGAGAAATACTACAGAGACTGTAAAATCG GCACCATTTATGAGGGCACGACGAACGTTCAACTATCCAGTATTGCCAAGTTCATTGATAAGGAGTTTGACCACTGA
- the bub3 gene encoding mitotic checkpoint protein BUB3: MTGSNEYKLNQGPEDSISAVKFSPSTAQFLLVSSWDCTVRLYDVGGNTMRMKYQHTAPVLDCAFYDPTHSWSGGLDSQLKTHDLNTDQDTIVGAHDAPIRCVEYCPEVNVMVTGSWDRSVRLWDPRTPCNAGTFTQPEKVYTLSVAGDRLIVGTAGRRVLVWDLRNMGYVQQRRESSLKYQTRCIRAFPNKQGYVLSSIEGRVAVEYLDPSQEVQKKKYAFKCHRLKEEGIEQVYPVNAISFHSVHNTFATGGSDGFVNIWDPFNKKRLCQFHRYPTSIASLAFNNDGTMLAIASSYMQEKGDISHPEDAIFIRQVTDAETKPKST; encoded by the exons ATGACGGGCTCAAACGAGTACAAGCTGAACCAGGGACCAGAGGACAGCATCTCTGCTGTGAAGTTCAGCCCCAGCACGGCTCAGTTCCTGCTGGTCTCCTCGTGGGACTGCACCGTCCGGCTCTACGATGTCGGAGGCAACACCATGCGGATGAAGTACCAGCACACAGCTCCAGTTCTTGACTGTGCTTTTTAT GACCCAACACATTCGTGGAGCGGAGGATTAGATTCGCAGTTAAAAACTCATGATTTGAACACAGACCAAG ATACAATAGTCGGAGCACACGATGCCCCCATTCGTTGCGTGGAGTACTGCCCAGAGGTCAACGTCATGGTAACGGGTAGCTGGGACAGATCAGTTCGGCTGTGGGACCCGAGGACGCCCTGCAACGCTGGCACCTTTACTCAGCCCGAAAAG GTGTACACACTATCCGTGGCTGGAGACCGGCTGATCGTCGGCACAGCTGGAAGAAGAGTCCTGGTGTGGGATTTGAGGAACATGGGCTACGTGCAGCAGCGAAGAGAGTCCAGCCTCAAGTATCAGACTCGCTGCATTCGAGCTTTCCCCAACAAACAG GGCTATGTGTTGAGTTCAATCGAAGGACGTGTCGCTGTGGAGTACCTGGACCCAAGTCAGGAGGTTCAGAAGAAGAAGTATGCCTTCAAATGCCACCGGCTGAAGGAGGAAGGAATTGAGCAGGTTTACCCTGTCAATGCGATCTCATTCCACAGTGTCCATAACACCTTTGCCACAG GTGGCTCGGACGGCTTTGTGAACATCTGGGACCCCTTCAACAAGAAGCGGCTGTGTCAGTTCCACCGGTACCCGACCAGCATCGCCTCGCTTGCCTTCAATAACGACGGCACCATGCTCGCCATTGCCTCCTCCTATATGCAAGAGAAGGGCGACATCAGCCACCCAGAGGACGCCATCTTCATCCGCCAGGTCACTGATGCCGAGACCAAGCCCAA GTCAACCTAA